From the Nocardiopsis changdeensis genome, one window contains:
- a CDS encoding RNA polymerase sigma factor: protein MSGDDTEEGAGGLFTRFFAGHYDDVRRYALRRLGPDAADDVAAETFSVAWRRFDRMPRDEPLPWLYGVARNIVRARFRELRRQGEMSTPFPEGDHREPGAPDPTGAVAERDSALRALGRLGETDRELIMLLAWEGLEVRDAARVLGCTTATARVRLYRARRRIERFLDHPPPDGARRPVAAPRTPARTALKENP, encoded by the coding sequence ATGAGCGGCGATGACACGGAGGAGGGAGCGGGTGGACTGTTCACCCGCTTCTTCGCCGGCCACTACGACGACGTCCGGCGCTACGCCCTGCGGAGGCTGGGCCCGGACGCGGCCGACGACGTCGCGGCGGAGACCTTCTCCGTCGCCTGGCGCCGGTTCGACCGGATGCCCCGGGACGAGCCGCTGCCGTGGCTGTACGGGGTGGCCCGCAACATCGTGCGGGCCCGGTTCCGGGAGCTGAGGCGACAAGGAGAGATGTCGACCCCCTTCCCCGAGGGCGACCACCGGGAGCCGGGCGCGCCGGACCCGACCGGGGCGGTGGCCGAACGCGACAGCGCGCTGCGGGCGCTGGGGCGGCTCGGCGAGACCGACCGGGAGCTGATCATGCTCCTGGCCTGGGAGGGACTGGAGGTGCGCGACGCCGCCAGAGTGCTGGGCTGCACCACCGCCACGGCCCGTGTGCGGCTGTACCGGGCGCGGCGGCGGATCGAGCGCTTCCTGGACCATCCGCCCCCCGACGGGGCGCGCCGCCCCGTGGCCGCCCCCCGGACCCCCGCCCGCACCGCCCTGAAGGAGAACCCATGA
- a CDS encoding CU044_5270 family protein — MKDTAFNDDVAAVRRLFAGHDPAAGYPEDAAARELSRIEVIAAGHRPGGTSPARSRRLLRPALIGVAAALTAVAVVVPVSLQSGRPAHAEPPPAPLDVPASERTGGREYLLDLARAAAAAEPPARDGDVAYVRTSEWTFTYSQDVDSGRAGWGILPEERSVWRAPDESGVELSVPREPEHVGGDEGPLGFLFGDGTERFEWGDGEGGDGMFFTWEPDTLSTDPKELEEQLVDGAGFDADTPEATLFYALQSLYTEAPVDPRVQSAVLRVLAGHEGVLYAGPSEDRYGREGELFLVEEEGEETLERRIMFDADTGMPLYFEVVAVESEYEQPEGVELPLVNHYSVIVETAWVAEVEDRP; from the coding sequence ATGAAGGACACCGCGTTCAACGACGACGTCGCCGCCGTCCGGCGCCTGTTCGCCGGGCACGACCCGGCCGCCGGGTATCCGGAGGACGCGGCCGCGCGCGAGCTGTCCCGGATCGAGGTCATCGCCGCCGGGCACCGGCCGGGGGGCACCTCCCCGGCGCGGTCCCGCCGCCTCCTGCGCCCGGCGCTCATCGGGGTGGCCGCCGCGCTGACGGCCGTCGCGGTCGTCGTCCCGGTGTCGCTCCAGAGCGGGCGGCCCGCGCACGCGGAGCCGCCGCCCGCCCCGCTGGACGTGCCCGCCTCCGAACGCACCGGGGGGCGGGAGTACCTGCTCGACCTGGCCCGCGCCGCCGCGGCGGCGGAGCCGCCCGCACGCGACGGGGACGTGGCGTACGTGCGGACCTCGGAGTGGACGTTCACGTACTCGCAGGACGTCGACAGCGGACGGGCCGGCTGGGGGATCCTGCCGGAGGAGCGCAGCGTGTGGCGGGCCCCCGACGAGTCCGGGGTGGAGCTGTCCGTGCCCCGCGAGCCGGAGCACGTCGGCGGCGACGAGGGCCCGCTGGGCTTCCTGTTCGGCGACGGCACCGAGCGCTTCGAATGGGGGGACGGCGAGGGCGGAGACGGGATGTTCTTCACCTGGGAGCCGGACACGCTGTCCACCGACCCGAAGGAATTGGAGGAGCAGCTGGTCGACGGGGCCGGGTTCGACGCCGACACGCCGGAGGCGACCCTGTTCTACGCGCTCCAGAGCCTGTACACCGAGGCCCCCGTCGACCCGCGGGTCCAGTCGGCCGTGCTGCGGGTGCTGGCCGGGCACGAGGGGGTGCTCTACGCGGGCCCGTCCGAGGACCGGTACGGGCGCGAGGGCGAGCTCTTCCTGGTGGAGGAGGAGGGCGAGGAGACCCTGGAGCGCCGGATCATGTTCGACGCCGACACCGGGATGCCGCTCTACTTCGAGGTCGTCGCGGTGGAGTCGGAGTACGAGCAGCCCGAGGGGGTGGAGCTGCCCCTGGTCAACCACTACTCGGTGATCGTGGAGACGGCCTGGGTCGCGGAGGTCGAGGACCGGCCCTGA
- a CDS encoding YbaK/EbsC family protein: protein MSVSLNWVDAGEQEHLMAAPVREAVRGRAEVRVAPIDPNLADTAAFCTHYGMTLETSANCVVVAAKRGGETTYAACMVLATDRADVNGVVRRHLGARKASFAPMAEATGLTGMEYGGITPFGLPQEWPILVDEAVAATPYVVVGSGLRRSKLWVPGKLVAALPGAEVVPLAQH from the coding sequence ATGTCCGTGTCGTTGAACTGGGTGGACGCCGGCGAGCAGGAGCACCTGATGGCCGCCCCCGTCCGGGAGGCCGTCCGGGGCCGCGCCGAGGTGCGGGTCGCGCCGATCGACCCGAACCTGGCGGACACCGCGGCCTTCTGCACCCACTACGGGATGACACTGGAGACCAGCGCGAACTGCGTGGTGGTGGCGGCCAAGCGCGGCGGCGAGACCACCTACGCGGCGTGCATGGTGCTGGCCACCGACCGGGCCGACGTCAACGGCGTGGTCCGCCGCCACCTGGGCGCGCGCAAGGCGTCGTTCGCGCCGATGGCGGAGGCCACAGGGCTGACCGGGATGGAGTACGGCGGGATCACCCCGTTCGGGCTGCCGCAGGAGTGGCCGATCCTGGTGGACGAGGCCGTGGCGGCCACCCCGTACGTGGTGGTGGGCAGCGGGCTGCGCCGGTCCAAGCTGTGGGTGCCGGGCAAGCTCGTGGCCGCCCTCCCGGGCGCCGAGGTCGTCCCGCTCGCCCAGCACTGA